Proteins encoded by one window of Nicotiana tabacum cultivar K326 chromosome 10, ASM71507v2, whole genome shotgun sequence:
- the LOC107778994 gene encoding glycine-rich RNA-binding protein 4, mitochondrial-like: MKESLIQFSRRVVRLPNILNGRLYCSRPSASSLPPNNKLFVAGLSWSVDEKSLNDAFSSFGQVTEVRIMYDKETGRSRGFGFVHFSKDEEANCAKDAMDGKAFLGRPLRVSFALEKVRGAPVVVPRLTGVGNGDNKTR, encoded by the exons ATGAAGGAAAGTTTGATACAGTTTTCACGAAGAGTTGTAAGACTCCCAAACATTCTAAATGGGCGATTGTATTGCTCTCGTCCTTCAGCTTCTTCCCTGCCTCCCAATAACAAGCTCTTCGTCGCTG GTTTGTCATGGTCTGTGGATGAGAAGTCGCTCAACGATGCATTCTCTTCTTTCGGGCAAGTAACAGAAG TGAGAATAATGTATGATAAAGAAACTGGCCGATCAAGAGGGTTTGGATTTGTTCACTTCTCAAAAGACGAAGAGGCCAACTGTGCAAAAGATGCGATGGATGGAAAG gCATTTCTAGGTCGCCCTTTGAGGGTAAGCTTCGCCCTTGAAAAGGTTCGTGGTGCACCTGTTGTTGTCCCTCGACTTACAGGCGTTGGAAATGGTGATAATAAGACTCGTtga